In Hyphomicrobium denitrificans 1NES1, one DNA window encodes the following:
- a CDS encoding replication-associated recombination protein A: MTNLFEAAGLEKSAPRPLADRLRPKTLQEVAGQDHIVGPDGTLTRMLKSGRVPSLIFWGPPGSGKTTIARLLASETHLNFEQLSAIFSGVADLRKAFERAKVMREQGKGTLLFIDEIHRFNRSQQDSFLPYMEDGTITLVGATTENPSFELNAALLSRASVLVLNRLDDATLETLLKRAEADVGRPLPLDADAREALKGMADGDGRAILNLAEDVFAAVAPKGKPLTREALVKLVQRRAPLYDKSREGHYNLISALHKAVRGSDPDAALYYFCRMLDGGEDRLFIARRVVRMAVEDIGLADPQALVIANAAKEAFDFLGSPEGELALAEAVIYMATAPKSNANYVAFKAAMRAAKEHGSISPPKTILNAPTKLMEEEGYGSDYLYDHDQPEAFSGQNYFPDEFKKRPKYYDPPERGFEREIKKRLDYWAKLRAERNRRS, from the coding sequence ATGACAAATCTCTTTGAAGCTGCAGGACTGGAGAAGAGCGCGCCGCGGCCGCTTGCCGATCGCCTGCGCCCGAAAACCCTGCAGGAAGTCGCCGGGCAGGATCACATCGTCGGGCCGGACGGAACGCTGACGCGCATGCTGAAAAGCGGCCGCGTGCCAAGCCTGATTTTCTGGGGGCCTCCGGGTTCCGGCAAGACGACGATCGCCCGGCTTCTCGCGAGCGAAACACATCTCAATTTCGAGCAACTCTCGGCGATCTTTTCCGGCGTTGCCGATCTGAGGAAGGCCTTCGAGCGCGCGAAAGTCATGCGCGAACAGGGTAAGGGCACCCTCCTCTTCATCGACGAAATTCATCGCTTCAACCGCTCACAGCAGGACTCCTTCCTGCCCTACATGGAAGACGGCACGATCACTCTCGTCGGGGCGACGACGGAAAACCCGTCGTTCGAGCTCAACGCCGCGCTTCTGTCGCGGGCCAGCGTGCTCGTCCTCAATCGCCTCGACGACGCGACGCTCGAAACGCTCTTGAAGCGTGCCGAAGCGGACGTCGGCCGGCCCCTGCCGCTCGATGCGGATGCACGCGAAGCCCTCAAAGGCATGGCCGATGGCGACGGCCGCGCCATTCTCAATCTTGCAGAAGACGTCTTCGCGGCGGTTGCGCCGAAGGGGAAGCCACTCACCCGCGAGGCGCTCGTCAAGCTCGTCCAGCGGCGCGCTCCGCTCTACGACAAATCACGCGAGGGCCATTACAATCTGATCTCGGCGCTACATAAGGCCGTGCGCGGCTCCGATCCGGACGCGGCACTTTATTATTTTTGCCGGATGCTCGACGGCGGCGAGGATCGATTGTTCATCGCCCGCCGCGTCGTCCGCATGGCGGTCGAGGACATCGGCCTTGCAGATCCACAGGCGCTCGTCATCGCCAACGCCGCGAAAGAAGCCTTCGATTTTCTTGGCTCGCCGGAAGGCGAGCTGGCTCTTGCCGAAGCCGTGATCTACATGGCGACGGCGCCGAAATCGAACGCCAATTACGTCGCCTTCAAAGCGGCGATGCGCGCTGCCAAGGAACACGGATCGATCTCGCCGCCGAAGACAATTCTCAACGCGCCAACAAAACTGATGGAAGAGGAAGGCTACGGTTCGGATTACCTCTACGATCACGATCAGCCGGAAGCTTTCTCAGGCCAGAACTACTTTCCGGACGAATTCAAAAAGCGTCCGAAATATTACGATCCGCCTGAGCGCGGCTTCGAACGTGAAATCAAGAAACGCCTCGATTATTGGGCAAAGCTCCGCGCCGAGCGCAACCGC
- a CDS encoding polymer-forming cytoskeletal protein yields MADTRGVLIIGEGAVLKGEVKKGRRVEVWGYVEGGVTASELVVQEGGKVFGNVKSDTAEVHGTLQGDVRVQQLFSLKSTGSAAGKIRYGRLSMEEGAELSAHVRNIPPAIAGDLDLTVDKGRSVRITLADLNAVDPDDKPEDLTFAVSKANGGFVALAGTLKTPVSSFSQADLAGGQVYFSHDGSQGPKAHFDVEVTDASGASSGPAKTVNVAVRA; encoded by the coding sequence ATGGCCGATACGCGAGGTGTTTTGATCATCGGCGAAGGTGCCGTGCTGAAGGGCGAAGTCAAGAAAGGCCGCCGGGTTGAGGTTTGGGGTTACGTCGAAGGCGGCGTTACGGCGTCGGAACTTGTGGTTCAGGAAGGCGGGAAGGTCTTCGGCAACGTCAAATCGGACACAGCCGAGGTTCATGGCACCCTTCAGGGCGACGTTCGTGTGCAGCAGCTTTTCTCGCTGAAAAGCACCGGCAGCGCCGCGGGCAAGATCAGGTACGGGCGCCTGTCGATGGAAGAAGGGGCCGAGCTTTCGGCCCACGTCCGGAACATTCCGCCGGCAATTGCAGGCGACCTCGACTTGACTGTCGACAAGGGCCGCTCGGTGCGCATCACGCTTGCCGACCTGAACGCCGTCGACCCCGACGACAAGCCTGAAGACCTGACGTTTGCGGTCTCGAAAGCGAATGGCGGCTTTGTGGCCCTCGCCGGCACGCTAAAGACACCTGTCAGCTCGTTCTCACAGGCCGATCTTGCAGGCGGCCAAGTCTATTTCTCCCACGACGGCTCGCAGGGCCCGAAGGCGCACTTCGATGTCGAAGTGACCGACGCATCCGGTGCAAGCTCAGGACCGGCCAAGACCGTCAACGTCGCCGTTCGAGCATAG
- a CDS encoding RluA family pseudouridine synthase has product MSVETITVADGEADMRLDRWFRAHFPDVGYTYLQKLLRSGQVRVDSKRAQANDRLSAGSEIRVPAIIRQPKKVSPNGRPALGVSKGDRDAIEKMILYEDDHVLVLNKPFGLAVQGGTGTKKHIDGMLEGMADRFGGERPRLVHRLDRDTTGVLLVAKTREAAAKLGRIFQTRSAAKTYWALVKGVPKPPQGKVEAALVKASGPDGDRVRKAKPGEQDVAMHATTHYSVIDRAAHKAAWVSLKPVTGRQHQLRAHMHLIGHPIVGDNKYEGDVHMPAENIEKKLHLHARRLVIPHPKGGKIIDVTAPLPAHMAASWELLGFDIGKFE; this is encoded by the coding sequence ATGAGCGTCGAGACAATCACAGTTGCGGATGGCGAGGCCGATATGCGCCTCGATCGCTGGTTCCGTGCGCACTTTCCGGACGTCGGATACACCTATCTCCAGAAGCTCTTGCGCTCGGGACAGGTGCGGGTCGATTCCAAGCGCGCGCAGGCGAACGACCGTTTGAGTGCGGGCTCCGAAATCCGCGTCCCGGCCATCATTCGCCAGCCGAAGAAGGTGAGCCCGAACGGAAGACCGGCGCTTGGCGTTTCGAAGGGCGACCGTGATGCCATCGAAAAAATGATCCTTTACGAGGACGACCATGTGCTCGTCCTGAACAAGCCGTTTGGTCTCGCGGTGCAGGGTGGCACAGGCACCAAGAAGCATATTGACGGCATGCTCGAAGGCATGGCGGATCGCTTCGGCGGCGAGCGTCCGCGTCTGGTGCATCGCCTCGACCGCGACACGACTGGCGTGCTGCTCGTTGCAAAAACACGTGAAGCTGCGGCGAAGCTCGGCCGCATATTCCAGACGCGCTCGGCGGCCAAAACCTACTGGGCGCTGGTCAAAGGCGTGCCGAAGCCGCCGCAGGGCAAGGTCGAGGCTGCGCTCGTCAAGGCGTCAGGCCCCGATGGCGACCGCGTGCGCAAGGCGAAGCCCGGCGAGCAGGACGTCGCGATGCACGCGACGACGCACTATTCCGTCATCGACCGCGCTGCGCATAAAGCGGCGTGGGTGTCGCTGAAGCCGGTCACCGGGCGGCAGCATCAACTCCGCGCGCATATGCATCTCATCGGTCATCCGATCGTCGGCGACAACAAGTACGAAGGCGACGTGCACATGCCGGCGGAGAACATCGAGAAGAAGCTGCACCTGCACGCGCGCCGCCTCGTCATTCCGCATCCAAAGGGGGGCAAGATCATCGATGTGACGGCGCCGCTGCCCGCCCACATGGCGGCATCGTGGGAATTGCTCGGCTTCGACATTGGAAAGTTCGAATGA
- a CDS encoding DUF6790 family protein — translation MADLIASTIRSVLSNSFLTFLVVGLVFSIVAIARAPKPVSASVIVEKLLSWHVFWSIGVGYFYNFVMHAFFGEMVASFIGWADSPFQFEVATASLGFSAVGLIAAFRSFDLRLAAVVGPALFMLGAAVGHAYQMAVHQNFAPGNAGVVFYMDIVIPLIGFVLLWLQYRIGHRGVQT, via the coding sequence ATGGCTGATCTGATTGCATCCACAATCCGCTCCGTATTATCGAATTCTTTCTTGACCTTTCTTGTCGTCGGTCTTGTATTCTCCATCGTTGCCATCGCCCGCGCGCCGAAGCCGGTGTCTGCCTCGGTCATCGTCGAAAAGCTGTTGTCCTGGCACGTCTTCTGGTCGATCGGCGTCGGCTATTTCTATAATTTTGTCATGCACGCATTTTTTGGAGAGATGGTGGCCTCATTCATTGGCTGGGCGGATAGCCCGTTCCAGTTTGAAGTGGCGACCGCCAGTCTCGGCTTTTCCGCCGTCGGCTTGATTGCGGCCTTTCGAAGTTTCGACCTCCGTCTCGCGGCAGTTGTCGGTCCGGCCTTGTTTATGCTCGGCGCGGCGGTAGGTCATGCCTATCAGATGGCCGTGCACCAGAACTTCGCGCCAGGCAACGCCGGCGTGGTTTTCTATATGGATATTGTCATACCATTGATCGGGTTCGTGCTGCTTTGGCTCCAGTATCGGATCGGTCATCGGGGCGTGCAAACCTAG
- a CDS encoding HAD-IA family hydrolase, with product MKLIVFDCDGTIVDSQAGIVLSMEHAFKSLRMVPPTRKQTLAVVGLSLLEACSALAPEAEYGTCVELAEGYKAAFRELDRNPSDTDILFPLARETIAHLAAREDHLLAIATGKSRRGVERMCEREGWQSYFVTIQTSDDHPSKPNPSMLLRAMLEAGVEPADTVMIGDTTYDVDMARAAGVPAIGVAWGYHSVAELTNAGARKIVESFTDLPAAIDIAFGTKSCAA from the coding sequence ATGAAACTCATCGTTTTCGATTGCGACGGAACGATCGTCGACAGCCAGGCCGGTATCGTCCTGTCGATGGAGCATGCCTTCAAATCGCTGCGCATGGTGCCGCCGACGCGCAAGCAGACGCTTGCCGTCGTCGGCCTGTCGCTACTCGAAGCGTGCTCGGCGCTGGCGCCTGAAGCGGAATACGGAACGTGCGTCGAATTGGCCGAGGGCTACAAGGCTGCGTTCCGGGAACTCGACCGAAATCCGTCGGACACCGACATTCTCTTTCCGCTGGCCAGGGAAACAATTGCGCATCTCGCGGCACGCGAAGATCATCTGCTCGCCATTGCGACCGGCAAGTCCCGGCGCGGGGTTGAGCGGATGTGCGAGCGGGAAGGATGGCAGTCCTATTTCGTGACCATCCAGACGTCGGACGATCATCCTTCGAAACCCAATCCTTCGATGCTGCTGAGAGCTATGCTTGAAGCAGGCGTCGAGCCTGCCGATACGGTCATGATCGGCGACACGACGTATGACGTGGATATGGCACGCGCTGCGGGTGTTCCGGCGATCGGCGTCGCATGGGGCTACCATAGCGTTGCGGAATTGACGAATGCCGGTGCGCGTAAGATCGTCGAAAGCTTTACCGATCTTCCGGCAGCGATCGACATCGCGTTTGGCACCAAGAGCTGCGCGGCATGA
- a CDS encoding ATP12 family chaperone protein produces the protein MSGTTSNGNGKDRHRADLERASGGPRGVISDSLAKPLARRFYKGASVSDVAPFQILLDGRAIKTPKKRALAVPTKALAEAIAEEWQAQQEFVDPSRMPLTRFANTAIDAVSETEDAVAADIVAYAGSDLVCYRAETPEALVALQSRDWNPVVAWADATLGAKFRVVPGIVHVQQPPAALAAVAEALTPHDAFRLTGLHVLTTLMGSALLALALARGALTSDAAWGAAHVDEDYEISLWGEDAEAAARRRGRRAEFDAAWRWLELLS, from the coding sequence ATGAGCGGCACGACGTCCAATGGTAATGGGAAAGATCGCCATCGCGCCGATCTGGAGCGTGCTTCCGGTGGTCCGCGCGGTGTCATCAGCGACAGCCTAGCCAAGCCGCTGGCCCGCCGATTCTACAAGGGGGCGAGCGTCAGCGATGTGGCGCCGTTCCAAATTCTGCTCGATGGACGCGCCATTAAGACACCGAAGAAGCGTGCCCTTGCCGTCCCGACAAAAGCGTTGGCTGAGGCGATCGCGGAAGAATGGCAGGCGCAGCAGGAGTTCGTCGATCCGTCGCGCATGCCGCTGACGCGTTTTGCTAACACCGCGATCGACGCCGTCAGCGAAACGGAGGATGCGGTTGCGGCCGATATCGTCGCTTATGCGGGCAGCGATCTCGTTTGCTATCGCGCCGAGACGCCGGAGGCGTTGGTCGCGCTTCAGTCTCGCGATTGGAATCCGGTCGTTGCTTGGGCGGACGCGACGCTCGGGGCTAAGTTCAGGGTCGTGCCGGGGATCGTGCACGTTCAGCAGCCGCCGGCGGCTTTGGCGGCCGTGGCTGAGGCTCTCACTCCCCACGATGCATTCCGCCTGACGGGCCTGCATGTGCTGACGACATTGATGGGTTCGGCGCTGCTGGCGCTGGCGCTTGCGCGGGGAGCCTTAACATCCGATGCGGCGTGGGGTGCGGCGCATGTCGATGAAGATTATGAGATCTCGCTCTGGGGCGAAGATGCCGAGGCCGCCGCCCGCCGCCGCGGCCGCCGCGCCGAGTTCGATGCCGCCTGGCGCTGGTTGGAGCTGCTCAGCTAG
- a CDS encoding DUF2750 domain-containing protein, with protein MLHRPRIPELAQRDRFIRRAVSEGRVLTFADEETASVPSQKVRGRTVQLFWSSPIEATRWAEALAGNNELQDIALATFAAEILPGIAKAKGFAGTDWVSDPIEAEVDPLDLQIRLKTEAIPYYAAAARIRGEVFLVGDESGPILTPAGPWAPAGDLLHIFAARAEAERHLKQAGGKRVITDPIIDFVGVTLSWAATRARAVAIEPIAGAGFIEVKIGEFGRQLAAAQTSA; from the coding sequence ATGCTGCACAGGCCGCGCATTCCGGAACTTGCGCAACGCGACCGGTTTATTCGCCGGGCGGTGAGCGAAGGGCGTGTGCTGACATTCGCCGATGAGGAAACCGCTTCCGTTCCGTCACAGAAGGTACGGGGCAGGACGGTTCAGCTTTTCTGGTCTAGCCCGATCGAGGCGACACGGTGGGCTGAAGCGCTTGCGGGCAATAACGAGCTGCAGGACATCGCTCTTGCGACCTTCGCCGCCGAGATCCTGCCCGGTATTGCCAAGGCCAAGGGATTTGCGGGCACCGATTGGGTGTCCGATCCGATCGAAGCCGAGGTCGATCCCCTCGATCTGCAGATCCGCCTAAAGACGGAGGCGATCCCCTACTATGCCGCTGCTGCGCGTATTCGGGGCGAAGTCTTTCTCGTCGGCGACGAATCCGGGCCGATACTGACGCCGGCTGGACCGTGGGCGCCTGCGGGAGACCTTCTGCATATATTCGCAGCGCGAGCCGAGGCCGAACGCCACCTGAAGCAGGCGGGCGGCAAGCGCGTCATTACCGATCCGATCATCGACTTCGTCGGCGTGACCCTGTCCTGGGCGGCGACGCGCGCCCGCGCCGTCGCCATCGAGCCGATCGCGGGGGCGGGTTTTATCGAGGTTAAGATTGGTGAGTTCGGGCGCCAACTTGCCGCGGCACAAACGTCGGCGTAA